In Paenibacillus guangzhouensis, a single window of DNA contains:
- a CDS encoding serine hydrolase domain-containing protein — MVAQEDLKMRVGKKLAKKRTSIAALTLVLTMLAPMSAMAATATNSSDLTFDVTKKIAAEKAKLLSEKYGTTSLQYALIDDGEIVISGQAGKNDLMDKVPLTSNTIYGIGSTSKMILTTAVMKLVDDGKVDLDLPVVKYIPDFKMKDDRYKQITPRMLLNHSSGLLGTSGRNATLYGDHDTFSHDTFLEQLATQSLKADPGAFSVYCNDGFTLAEILVERVSGMGFTAFIHKYITEPLDMTHTKTPQDLLDPAKMAGIYSPLYDGQLPKENYNIIASGGIYSTAEDLAKLSQIFTGQVDGILSSKSVEAMAQEEYKRGMWSADSDTSISYGLGWDSVNLFPFNEYGIKAVTKGGDTTSYHSSLVVLPEYNMAAAVTSSGGSSATDQFIASELLLSALEEKDIIQERKPEKSFGVPVKADIPQEITQYAGVYGGNNSVMKVEMNTTGQMFVSTLTAPNSPAKPYTYTADGTFVNDKGTEKLKFVEEKNGRTYLWSRSYISVPGLGQLALSEYSAEKLEMSKLPQDITAAWEKREGKKYYLLSEKYTSTIYLNASAIIPFHSLKEVPGYVLNNKMIAADKAINGLQIPGMDGRDTMEINFFTKNGIEYLTAVGNVYASEELVKPLYSGKDSSTTIDADGYAKWYSVPASAKGKVMTVKMPSNSAFAVYNQAGICINHTVVSGKNQVVLPENGSIVFAGEAGSKFEISLNK; from the coding sequence ATGGTAGCACAAGAAGATTTGAAAATGAGAGTGGGCAAGAAATTGGCTAAAAAAAGAACTTCAATCGCCGCGTTAACCCTGGTATTAACCATGTTAGCTCCAATGTCTGCAATGGCCGCAACAGCTACGAACAGCAGTGATCTTACTTTCGATGTAACGAAGAAAATCGCTGCTGAGAAAGCCAAGTTACTATCTGAAAAGTACGGCACGACAAGTCTACAATATGCGCTCATTGATGATGGTGAGATTGTGATATCCGGACAGGCTGGAAAAAACGATCTAATGGATAAAGTCCCTCTTACTTCAAATACGATCTATGGGATAGGTTCAACCAGCAAAATGATACTCACAACGGCTGTTATGAAGCTTGTAGATGATGGCAAGGTAGATTTGGATTTGCCCGTTGTGAAGTATATACCTGATTTTAAGATGAAAGACGACCGATACAAACAGATTACACCACGTATGCTGCTGAATCATTCCTCCGGTCTTCTCGGTACCTCGGGGAGAAATGCAACATTGTACGGGGATCATGATACTTTTTCACATGACACTTTTTTAGAGCAATTAGCGACGCAAAGTCTAAAGGCAGATCCAGGAGCGTTCTCGGTATATTGTAATGATGGGTTTACGTTAGCTGAGATTCTGGTCGAGCGCGTGAGTGGCATGGGATTCACTGCATTCATACACAAATATATTACTGAGCCACTGGACATGACGCACACCAAAACCCCGCAGGATCTACTGGATCCAGCGAAAATGGCCGGGATCTATTCGCCTCTGTATGATGGACAACTTCCAAAAGAAAACTATAACATCATTGCTTCAGGAGGCATTTACTCCACAGCGGAAGATCTCGCCAAATTATCACAAATCTTCACGGGACAGGTCGATGGCATTCTTTCTAGTAAGTCGGTAGAAGCGATGGCACAAGAAGAATATAAAAGAGGCATGTGGTCAGCGGATAGCGATACGTCTATCTCTTACGGATTAGGGTGGGATAGTGTGAACTTGTTCCCATTCAACGAATACGGCATCAAGGCCGTTACAAAAGGTGGAGATACCACATCGTATCATTCATCATTAGTTGTGCTCCCGGAATACAACATGGCTGCAGCCGTTACCTCATCAGGGGGTTCAAGCGCAACCGATCAATTCATTGCGAGTGAACTGTTGCTCAGCGCTCTTGAGGAAAAGGATATCATTCAAGAACGGAAGCCAGAAAAATCGTTTGGTGTCCCTGTAAAAGCAGATATACCGCAGGAAATAACCCAGTATGCAGGTGTTTATGGCGGTAATAATTCGGTAATGAAGGTAGAAATGAACACGACTGGACAAATGTTTGTATCCACGCTCACAGCTCCAAATAGCCCTGCTAAACCATACACCTATACGGCTGATGGGACTTTTGTAAACGATAAAGGTACTGAAAAGTTGAAATTCGTTGAGGAGAAGAATGGGCGCACCTATTTGTGGTCTCGCTCATACATATCCGTGCCAGGGCTCGGACAGTTGGCTCTCTCGGAATATAGTGCAGAGAAGCTTGAAATGAGTAAATTACCTCAGGATATTACCGCCGCATGGGAAAAGCGCGAAGGTAAAAAATATTACCTCTTGAGTGAGAAGTATACATCAACGATCTATCTCAATGCTTCAGCTATCATTCCTTTTCATAGCTTGAAAGAGGTTCCAGGGTATGTCTTGAATAATAAGATGATTGCAGCAGACAAAGCAATCAATGGGCTGCAAATCCCTGGTATGGATGGTCGTGACACGATGGAAATCAATTTCTTTACGAAGAACGGGATCGAATATTTAACAGCCGTAGGTAATGTATACGCGAGTGAGGAGCTTGTCAAACCGCTCTATTCCGGTAAAGATTCTTCGACTACGATCGACGCTGATGGCTATGCCAAATGGTATTCCGTGCCTGCGAGTGCCAAAGGAAAGGTCATGACGGTTAAAATGCCTTCAAATAGCGCCTTTGCTGTCTATAATCAAGCGGGTATTTGCATCAACCACACCGTAGTTAGCGGTAAGAATCAGGTCGTATTACCGGAGAACGGTAGCATTGTATTCGCAGGTGAAGCTGGCTCCAAATTTGAGATTTCATTGAATAAATAA